A segment of the Calderihabitans maritimus genome:
TCGAACCGTACTGTCAGGACGGGTTATACACCGGTGGTCACCACCGGGCAAATAACCCAAATTGAACATTGCTGCCTGCACCGGCTCTTTAACATACTGGTCCATGTTTTCGTGTCCTGCCCGTATTAAATCGACCTGTGTCTCAATACCATTGGAGCGCAACCTTCGAGCCGTAATATCCAGCGCTTCTTGCTGAATGTCGAAGGCATATACTTTTCCACCGGGTCCCACCTGCTTAGCTAAAAAAAGAGTATCATGACCATTGCCAGCCGTAGCATCTACCGCTGTCTGCCCTTCCCGGAGAACGCGACCTACCACCTCTTGAGCCGCAACTACCGCATTGGGGAAAATTCTAACCATACGCTCCGCCTCCCTCTCCCCGGAGCTTTTCCCGCAATACTTCGTAAAAATTACGACCTTTCAACCGGATGAGCTTAGTCTTGAAAGGAGCTTTTCCCACTGTAATTTCATCGTTTTCCTCCAGCTTAACCCCGTGCTGGCCATCTACCGTTACCGCCACGTCGGCCAGTTTAGAACGGACCACAACTTTTATCTCTTGATGGGAGGCTACCACCAACGGCCTGGCATAAAGGGTATGGGGACATATAGGGACAATGATCATTACCTCTACTTCCGGTGAAACCAGCGGACCGCCGGCAGACATGCAATACGCTGTTGACCCGGTGGGAGAAGAAACAATAAGTCCATCGGCCCGGTAGGTATCTACATAATGTTGGGATACATAAGTTTCCAGGTAGATCATTCTTGAAAAAGAACCTTTGGTCACTACCACATCATTAAGAGCAAGGAATCTATCTACCGTCGTATTATTTCGGACCACCCGGGCTTCCAGCATCATTCTTTCCTCAATCAAATATTCCCCCCGCAGGAGCAACTCCAGGTCTTCAAACATGCTGGGTAATTCAATTTCCGTTAAGAATCCCAACTGTCCCATGTTAATGCCTAAAATAGGCGTACCCTTGACTGCCAAGGCGCGGGCGGTACTCAATAAGGTGCCATCTCCTCCCAGAACCAGGACGCAATCGACATTATCGGCAACCGTTGTCTCAAACCGTTCTGCATCTGCCTTCCCCAAAGCCTTCTGATGGTCTTCCGTTAAAAAGACTTTTACCCGCCTGTCCTCCAGCCATTGGATAAGGTACTGAGCTGTCTGAAGAACATCTTTCTTCTGCTCGTTAAAAATTAAACCGATACGCCGCATGAATTCACCCCTACGTTACCAAAACTGAAAGCCCAAAAAGCTATCCAGCCAGAAAAAAATAGTAGCCAGCGCAATCCCTACCGCCAATGCTAGGGCATGACTCATTATCAGGCGGCGACGAGAGAGCGCGACCGGTCTTACCTGAAAGGCAACTTCTCGCAACTGCCGATTTTCCATGTCCAGCAATAGAATCCCGTCAGGACGATAAATAAGAAAATATTCTAGTAACTGACGCCGGGTCCTGGCGCTGGTTACCCTGCGGGCTTGTTTTCCGCTTTTAACTTCTACCACGTAGGTACGCCCGTTTTTGCGCACCACCAGGTCGGCCACCACACTGTTCAGGTGAGCTTTCCCGTCCACATAGGTTCGAACGGGAACGCGTTTTTGGACGTCGATGATATGATAGCCGTTCGCTTC
Coding sequences within it:
- a CDS encoding tRNA (mnm(5)s(2)U34)-methyltransferase, producing the protein MVRIFPNAVVAAQEVVGRVLREGQTAVDATAGNGHDTLFLAKQVGPGGKVYAFDIQQEALDITARRLRSNGIETQVDLIRAGHENMDQYVKEPVQAAMFNLGYLPGGDHRCITRPDSTVRAIGKAMELLQPGGIITIVIYTGHPGGREEAEAVEKMAREIPQEAWDVVRLDFPNRINFPPYLIIIQRRF
- a CDS encoding NAD(+)/NADH kinase, which gives rise to MRRIGLIFNEQKKDVLQTAQYLIQWLEDRRVKVFLTEDHQKALGKADAERFETTVADNVDCVLVLGGDGTLLSTARALAVKGTPILGINMGQLGFLTEIELPSMFEDLELLLRGEYLIEERMMLEARVVRNNTTVDRFLALNDVVVTKGSFSRMIYLETYVSQHYVDTYRADGLIVSSPTGSTAYCMSAGGPLVSPEVEVMIIVPICPHTLYARPLVVASHQEIKVVVRSKLADVAVTVDGQHGVKLEENDEITVGKAPFKTKLIRLKGRNFYEVLREKLRGEGGGAYG